The following proteins are encoded in a genomic region of Capra hircus breed San Clemente chromosome 16, ASM170441v1, whole genome shotgun sequence:
- the GPR37L1 gene encoding prosaposin receptor GPR37L1 — protein sequence MRWLWPLGVSLAVALAAGPERAPGGVRLQQGGHQPAAQEQPDRSRRGAEWEDAKRLQQYVPEGWAEYPRPIRPAASQPTQPQVAASPSPDWARETGGSGQEPRGNVTGTPGRRLQVQNPLYPVTERSYGAYAILLVALVLFAVGIVGSLAVMCVVWHSYYLKSAWNSILASLALWDFLVLFFCLPIVTFHEITKQRLLGAVSCRAVPFVEVSSLGVTTFSLCALGIDRFHVATSTLPKARPVEPCPSILAKLAVIWVGSMTLAAPELLLWQLVREPSPAAGAVDTCAMKPSAHLPESLYSLALTYQSARMWWSFGCYFCLPVLFTATCQLVTWRVRGPPGREPESRPGPQEPPGARPSSTVAGLAAVHALCALPENVCNVVAAYLSAALTRQTLELLGLVTQLSTFFKAAVTPLVLLCVSRPLGRAFLDCCCCCCGEGCGGQAAPGGPRAKLHTELAASGYFHKPREAPPLLALGTPC from the exons ATGCGGTGGCTGTGGCCGCTGGGCGTCTCCCTTGCCGTGGCGCTGGCAGCCGGGCCCGAAAGGGCCCCTGGGGGGGTCCGCCTGCAGCAGGGTGGGCACCAGCCTGCGGCCCAGGAGCAGCCGGACCGGTCCAGGCGAGGAGCTGAGTGGGAGGACGCCAAGAGGTTGCAGCAGTACGTGCCCGAGGGGTGGGCTGAGTACCCCCGACCCATCCGCCCCGCCGCCTCGCAGCCCACCCAGCCCCAGGTTGCCGCCAGCCCCTCCCCGGACTGGGccagagagactgggggcagCGGGCAGGAGCCCCGGGGCAACGTGACAGGGACGCCCGGCCGGCGCCTGCAGGTGCAGAACCCTCTGTACCCGGTGACCGAGCGCTCCTACGGGGCCTACGCCATCCTGCTGGTGGCCCTGGTGCTGTTCGCCGTGGGCATCGTGGGCAGCCTGGCGGTCATGTGCGTCGTGTGGCACAGCTACTACCTGAAGAGCGCCTGGAACTCCATCCTggccagcctggcactctgggacttcctggtcctcttcttctgcctcccCATCGTCACCTTCCATGAGATCACCAAGCAGAGGCTGCTGGGCGCCGTGTCCTGCCGGGCGGTGCCCTTTGTGGAG GTCTCTTCCCTGGGCGTCACCACCTTCAGCCTCTGCGCCTTGGGCATCGATCGCTTCCACGTGGCCACCAGCACCCTGCCCAAGGCCAGGCCCGTCGAGCCGTGCCCGTCCATCCTGGCCAAGCTGGCAGTCATCTGGGTGGGCTCCATGACGCTGGCTGCGCCCGAGCTCCTGCTGTGGCAGCTGGTGCGGGAGCCCAGTCCCGCCGCGGGCGCTGTGGACACGTGCGCCATGAAGCCCTCGGCCCACCTGCCAGAGTCCCTCTACTCGCTGGCCCTGACCTACCAGAGCGCCCGCATGTGGTGGTCCTTCGGCTGCTACTTCTGTCTGCCCGTGCTCTTCACGGCCACCTGCCAGCTGGTGACGTGGAGGGTGCGGGGCCCGCCGGGCAGGGAGCCAGAGAGCCGGCCGGGCCCGCAGGAGCCACCAGGGGCCCGGCCCAGCAGCACCGTGGCAGGCCTGGCCGCCGTGCACGCCCTCTGCGCCCTCCCCGAGAACGTGTGCAACGTTGTGGCCGCCTACCTGTCGGCCGCTCTCACGCGCCAGACCCTGGAGCTGCTGGGCCTGGTCACGCAGCTCTCCACCTTCTTCAAGGCGGCCGTGACGCCGCTGGTGCTCCTGTGCGTGAGCCGCCCGCTGGGCCGCGCCTtcctggactgctgctgctgctgctgcggcgaGGGCTGCGGCGGGCAGGCGGCCCCCGGCGGCCCCCGCGCCAAGCTGCACACGGAGCTGGCCGCCTCCGGCTACTTCCACAAGCCCCGAGAGGCGCCGCCGCTCCTGGCCCTGGGCACGCCCTGCTGA